The DNA region GCAGCATAGCCCGATTTGGCGATCGCTGCACTCCTTGTGTAACAACTTTACTTCTAAAATTCTCTGACGAAATTGTTTTTTCATCCATTGCTTTGGCCTTGCTCAAATCTTTGTAAGAGTATGATATGTAGACTTTTTTAAGATGTCCAATATATATTTATTGTAAATTGAGACTTATAAACTATCAAAAATATGGAACTACGACACCTGCGCTACTTTATTGCTGTAGCTGAGGAACTACATTTTACTAAAGCCGCAGAAAGGCTGCATATAGCTCAACCGCCTTTGAGCCAACAAATTCAGCAACTAGAAGCAGAACTAGGAGTAAAACTTTTTGAACGCAAAACTAAGCGACAAGTACAACTAACAGAAGCTGGTAAGGTTTTTTTACAAGAGGCTTATCAACTACTGGTGCAACTAGAAACAGCAGTGGAGCGGACTCAAAGGACTGGAAGAGGTGAAACAGGTCAACTCCGAATCGGATTTACTAGTTTGGTAATTTACGACCTATTACCCTTAATTTTGCGGCAATTTCGTGAGCAATTTATGGAAGTAGAACTAGTCTTACTAGAGTTAACTACAAGTAAACAGGAGCAAGCACTGAGAGATTCATTAATCCATGTGGGTTTTGCTCATCCACCTTTAGAAGATGACACATTATCTTATAAATGCATTCACAGCGAAACTTTAGTTGTGGCTTTGTCCTCAACTCATTCATTGGCTGAAAAAGAACACATCTGTGTACAATCACTTTTAAGTGAACCTTTGATCATGTTTCCCCGCTATCTAGCCCCAGGACTTTATGATCGCATCATGAGTCTTTTTCAGCAGGTAAATTTCAAACCTAACATTACTCAGGAGGCAATTCAAATGCAAACAATTATTGGACTAGTCTCGGCTGGAATGGGCGTGGCGATTACACCATCTTCTCTACAGAATCTTCAAAGGTCTGGTGTAGTTTATCGTCCTATTCTTGAAGAAGTACCTGTAATAGAAACTGCTGTGATCTGGCAGCAAAACAATTTAACGCCTATTCTAGAGAATTTTTTAAAATTTACTCAAAAAGCTATTAGTAAGTTTAAAGAAATACACGACTACTAATAGACCTCTTGGTAATATGGGATAGTTAACAATAGCGCGAGCGATCGCTAGAAGACCAAGACGTAGTAATAGATTATACCGAACAAACCGAGTAAATGATTTTTATCCTAAATTGAAAAGTTCCTCTTTTATCTTGTGAGTAATGCTGCAAATTTCCAACAAAGTGATTATCCCACAGAGTGAGATTCAAATTAATGCAATTCGTTCGCAAGGAGCGGGAGGTCAAAATGTAAATAAGGTTTCCACAGCGATTCACTTGCGCTTTGATATTGCTGCTTCATCATTACCCAATTATTATAAAGAACAGCTTTTAAAGCTGAACGATCGACGGATCACCCAAGACGGAGTTATTGTAATAAAAGCGCAGGAACACCGAAGCCAAGAGAACAATCGAGAGTCAGCTTTGAAACGACTTCAAGAACTTATTCAAAGCGCAGTTGTAGTGACGATAAAACGCAAATCCACGAAACCAAGTCGCAGTTCTCAAAGAAAACGCCTTGACTACAAAACTAAGCGTGGACAGGTTAAGTCTAACAGAGCGGAAGTGACAGATTATTGATTTATAAATTAGACTTTGGCGCTCAATTGTATTGCAAAATCTTACCAGAGAACTAAGACTAATTCCTTCTATTGATTGTGGTCAATATCACTACTTAGCTGGTTAGCTTGAGAGTAGCAACTATTAAAGGTGAAAAAGATGAATAAGACATTACTAACGATTTTGATGCTTGCACTCTTACTCTTATTCATCATCTCTCCCTTTGCTGCCCTTGCTAGTTTAATGATGATAGTGTTCGTTTCGGCGTTTTTCTCTATACTAGGAAACTTGTTTCAAGTAATAATTGGTGGTGATACCGATCCTAAAGCATTTTAAGTTATATCTTGCACCTGCCTATCCCACCTAAGAATAAATTTTCTTTTCTTATAGCCTACAACCCTTACTTAGAGACTTCCAAATAAAAAATGTTCCAAAACTGACGCGAAAGCTCTCTCTATTCCTCCTCTCTCTGTGTTCTCTGCGTCTCTGTGGTTCGTTTATTTTAGATAATTTATTTCTTGGAAGTCCCTTAGTCTTCAATAGATAGACTTTAGCTATAAGCCTCAGAATTCATTCTGAGGCATTCTTGGAGACTGGTAGTTCTGAGTTAAACGGTGCGTTAGGTTTAGCGCCATAACGCGCCTCTACAAGCGACAAACTTTAAGCTTAAAAATCAATTTTCATCTTAAAAGAGATGCTACCAACTCGATTGATTGTCTCACTGTCAGCAACAACTTCCCAGCCAAATCGTTTATACAAACCCACGGCTCGATTTGTCGCTCTGGTACTAAGTGATATTGATGAATAAGATGTTTTAGCTGCTGCTAACAAATGTGTGAGTAACTGCGTTCCTATGCCTTTATTTCTATGTTGAGGAAGAATGGCAATAGCTAGTTCAGGAATTTCGTCATCAACATAGCCATATCCTTGATTTTCACTTGTCAATAGACGCAGCCATGCCGCTCCTATCGGTTGATTACTACTTTCCAGAATAGCGACAAAGCCGCTATCATCTTTACGTCCCCAATCTTTAACATATTTTGCCAAATCAGGATTATTCATTGCATCCTGCACTGTCAAATTACCTTGTTCTTGCAGATGGGCTGCTTCGTAAAGCATTTGCCAAAGAAAAGGCTCATCTTGCTGTGTGAGTGGACGAATAGAATAATCCATAACTAATGCCCCAAAGTCCGCTTTTGTAAAATCTAAGATAATTTACTCAGTGGTGTGGCTAAACCGTCAATGCTGACAAGATTTTTTTGCTGTTGATATTCTCGAACTCCCTCTTCGCCTTTTTTACTAGCCCAGTTTACTAAAGTCTCGCGCTCACCTTGATATTCATAAAGTGGTACGCCAAAACCACAAGAAGTCTGTACTTTTTCGATATCAGCGACGATAATTTGACGAGTTCCAGGCATCGGCACAAATAAAGAGTACAAGGAGTCCCAATCTGGAGAACTCGGTAAAATCGTCTTTCCTTGGCCGTAAAGACGCAGGATACACGCGGGTTCTTCAAAGGCGCAAAACATGAAGGTTATTCGCCCATTTTCTTCCAAATGCGCTGATGTTTCGTTACCACTGCCTGTAAGGTCTACGTAACCTACACGGTTGGGAGAGATGACACGAAAGCAGCCTAAACCTTTAGGAGAGAGGTTAACATGACCCGTAGGACTCAAGGGTGCAGAGCCAACAAAGAAAAGGTGTTGGGCTGCAATAAAGCCTTGCTGTTCCTCAGTAATACAGTCAAAAACTTTAGCCATAGACTGTCTGATATATATTTACTAATTTTCTATCTTCTCAGCCTATGCTTTAGCTAAAAATCTAGCAAGGGTAACTGCCGATGTCTAAGGGAGTGGGGGTTAAGAAGTGTTACCGTTTCATATACCGACTAGCCATTTGGATGGCATCAGCGATATCGACATCACCATCGCCGTCAGCATCTAAGAAGGAATTCAATACAGAGTTACCGCCACCTTGGGGATTTTGAGCATTTGCACCTGATTGCAAAAAATTCAGTACTAAAGGTACTGCTAAAGGCAGCAATTGTTGAATTATACCAGCATCCAATCCAGTGCGCCCGGCAGCTACCTGAGCTACCTGTTGTTGTATCTGAGGAGAAAACAGCGAATTGACGGCTTGGGGGTTAGGTGAAGTCCCAGCATATTGATTAACTAGACTTTGTGCGGCTTCATTACCATCTGTGGCTTGCTTTTGTTGTAAAGCAGAACGCACTTGACTACCGACAATTGACAAAACTGATTGGATGGTAGACGGGTTTGTGCCAGTGCGATCGCTCATTTGCTGTACACTGTTAACAATACTTCCTAATTGACCTAAGCTGCCCTGTTGATTGGGATTAGCAACGGCACCAAGAATTTGATCGAAAAGTCCCATAAGTTTTCTCTCTTTGTTCTGAAAAAGCTTGCCAAAACTGGCGTAATTCCACTAATAAATTAGAACACGCGAGCTTCATAGTGAACGAATAAAATTTTAAAAGCTACTAGCTTAAGGATGATAAATCGATTAAGGTATTTTGTTAGTCAAGCAGATGAGCGTTCTTGGTTGAATCAAAAGCTGCTTCTGACTACTCTGGTAAAAAACACTGAAACTATTAAAATCAGAAGCATCTGCCTACTGAATATCCACTAATTTTTCCCAGCCATGCCTCTGTCACGCATAGTAACGCTGATTGTTGGTCTGATCGTCATTTTGGGGCTAGCCCTATGGCTAATTGATTCCCTATCGCGCCTCTATTGGCAATTGTCCTATTCGCCGTTGCTAGGCAATTTGCTGCTGTTGCTGCTGATTGTCCTCATTGGGGCGTTGGTTGCCGCTTTTGTCTATTATGTATTGGTGATTCAATCTGGAGAAAAGCGATCGCGTCGCAACCCGAAGCGAGTAACTGCGGCGCAAATTCCTGCTGGCAAATCTGATGCTGCTTCTACAACTCTCCAGGCTGTGCGCCAACAGGTAGGGCAAATTCAAGATGAAGTAGCACGCCAAGCTTTATTAAGTAAATCGCGCGAGATTGAAGCCAACTTAGCACGGGGTGAAATTCAAGTAGTGGTATTTGGTACGGGGAGCGCTGGCAAAACTTCCCTAGTTAATGCGATTATGGGACGCATGGTCGGTCAAGTAGATGCACCGATGGGTACAACTCAGGTTGGAGAAACCTATTGTCTACGGTTGAAGGGATTAGAACGCAAGATTTTAATTACGGATACGCCAGGAATTTTAGAAGCAGGGGTGGCGGGAACGGAACGCGAACAAATGGCGCGAGAACTGGCTACAGAAGCCGATTTACTCTTGTTTGTGGTAGATAATGACTTACGGCGCTCAGAATATGAACCATTGCGGGGATTAGCAGAAATTGGCAAGCGATCGCTCTTAGTTCTCAACAAAACTGATTTATATACAGATGAAGATAAAGAATCAATCCTTGCAAGGTTGCGTCAACGGGTACGGGGATTTATTGCTACTAATGATGTGGTAGCGATCGCTGCTAATCCCCAACCTGCACAATTAGAAACTGGCGAAACCTTCCAACCGGAACCCGATATTGTTCCTTTGCTGCGGCGCACGGCTGCTGTTTTACGCGCCGAAGGTGAAGATTTGGTGGCGGATAATATTCTTTTACAATCTCTGCGATTGGGAGACGAAGCCCGAAAACTCATCGATGGCCAGCGTCGCCGTCAAGCTGACAAAATTGTAGAACGCTTTCAGTGGATTGGTGCTGGTGTGGTATCAGTTACGCCGATACCAGTGGTAGATTTGTTAGCCACAGCTGCTGTTAATGCTCAAATGGTCGTAGAAATTGGCAGAGTTTACGGCTGTGAATTGAATATGGAACGGGGACGAGAGTTAGCCCTTTCTTTAGCGAAAACTATAGCCAGTTTAGGCATTGTTAAGGGAGCGATTGAATTATTATCTACAGCTTTGCAACTCAACGTTGCTACTTTTCTTATTGGTAGAGCAATTCAAGGCGTGACAGCAGCTTATTTAACGCGAATTGCTGGTAAAAGTTTTATTGAATATTTTCGTCATGACCAAGATTGGGGTGATGGTGGAATGACAGAAGTTGTGCAGCGACAGTTTCAAATTAATCGCAGAGATGAGTTTATTAAGGCTTTTATTCAAGAAGCGATCGCGCGGGTAGTGAAGCCATTACAAGATAAATCTGAAGTAGTTGAACACGATGAAGAAGTCAATAGTTAAACAATTTAAAATTCAATAATAAATGTGCTTACTATTATTAGGAACCCAGGAAAACAATGGATTCTTCAGTTGCTGATTAGATGTATGAAACTTGTTGTAGAGACGTTGCAATGTAACGTCTCTACCAACATTCATTGTTATTTAACTTTTGTTTTTTAGAGACACTTCTCGCTTGCGCTTTAGCCACCAGCCTCCAACACCAACAACCACTATCCCACCAAGGGCGCTAGGTTCTGGAACATGGGTTGAATCGGCGGTATCGACCACAAGTTTAGCAAACCCTTGATCGCCACTCTCAGAAAAAAGATATTCCTCACTAAGATCCCCTAAAAGCGCACCTCCAATTGAGAAAAAATTTCCGCTTCTAGCGTTAATATCTGCAATGGCGTTAGAGTTGAGAGCAAAACTCAGGATTTCGTTTGGATCGCCAGAAGTAGTGACGTCAAAAGTTCCATAGTTTTTACCACTGCCCAAATCATTATAAATAGTGTTATTGGGGCTATTATTTTTTTGACTCAACACATCAGCAGGTGTTGAAACATCAAAAAAACCTAGAGTCTCTGTTGGATTTCCTGAACCCACAAATCGTTGAATTTGCAAGGTTGCTGAAGTGACTCCTACTACATCACCAAGATCGAATTTAAAAAAGTTACGTAAATCTGTTCCACGTATATTTCCAGTTACGTAGTTGGTATTATCGTTAGAATTAGGCCCATTCAACCCACCTTCAGCAGCCCACCAACCTTGATCTGATGCAGTCTGAGTAAAACTTGCTGCTTGGGCTGTATTAAGCGTTCCTAATCCGAACCCAACAATAGCAGACGCAATTGCTAATTTATAAAACGTTTTCATGGATATCTCTTTGAGTCAGAACCTGTTTAGCTGAAACTCACAAATCTATTCTTTATACAATCACTGCTTGGTAAAAAATGTCGTTGCTACAGTACGCTATCAAGTTTGATTTGATCAGTTGGTAGTTGATGTTTTAGCGCTAAAGCGCCAACTATCAACAACCCATACTCCTCAATTTTTCGTTTACAGATTACTAGTAATGAAAAATTAAGTACTGGGATAGCATTCTATGACATTATTACCCTTGTATTAGATGTAACAGTAGTTACGTCCATATAGTAATTAAAAAAGTTGTGATTTTGCAATGATAAATACATAAAATTTATACAAGCTTTACATAATCTTTATGATTTAGTGTCAATTTATGAATTAACACTAAATAAAAATAATGGTTTTGGCTATCTTTTGTGTCATTTATATTGTTAAAGAAATTAGAAATATTGTTGCTAATTTTTTTTAAATATTTAAGTAATAATACTTATTTGAATTTCAGTAATTCAGGTTTGAAATATGTATTTTTCAAGCATTCCGGAAACAGTAGGAAATGCCAGGAAAACTAAATAAAAGAACTTACTGAGTAACCAGATCATGACCTACCACATAATCGGTAAATTACTACAAGGGCGTTACAAAATTATCCAAAACCTGGGTGCAGGGGTATTTGGACAAACATACATAGCTGTAGACGTAGATTATCCAGAGAATCCCAAATGCGTTGTTAAGCAGATTAAAGTTAGTAGTTCCGAATCCGGCTACTTGGACTTGGAGATGCTGAGGTTACTGTTTCTGACTGAAACCCAAACCCTGAAGCTTTTGGGAAGCCATCACCAAATTCCTGAATTTATCGCCTGCTTTGAAGAAAACGAGCGATTTTATTTAGTCCAAGAGCAGATTGAAGGACATGCGCTGACTGCGGAATTACCCATCGATCAACAATGGGGGTGTCTGTGGAGTGAAAGGGAAGTTGTAGAATTCCTGATAGATGTCTTAGGTATTCTGGAATTTGTTCATTCTCAGGGCGTTATCCATTGCGATATCAAACCAGAAAACTTGATCAGACGTAATAGCGATGGTAAATTAGTTCTGATTGACTTTGGCTCAATCCAGTCTATCGATTTTGGCATAGGTGCGGAATTGCCCATTCATAGAATTCCTGTCACTTCATTGGGATATATACCGCCAGAGCAATTTATTGGTCAAACACAGCCCAACAGTGATATTTATGCTTTGGGTATGATTGCCATCCAGGCTTTAACTGGGTTAGAACCACTAAAATTAAAAGCTGATCCTTATACTAATGAAATTGTTTGGCGTTCTGAAAACACGCCAGTTAACGATTATCTAGCTGCTGTTCTCAGCCAAATGATCCGCTACAATTACCAAGACCGATTTCAGTCTGCGAGTGAGGTGCTGCGAGTACTCAAACAAATAATATGGGAACAGCCAGCAGAAATATTAGAAGCGGCGGTTGAAAATCATAATCCTACATCTGGAAATTCATCTCCGTTATTAACAGGAATGAAAGTAGGACTGGCGGCTAATTCTTTAGTGATGGGATTTGGTGTATATTCTTTAATTAATGCTGCGCCTGCATACTCAGAAACAGAAACTTTATCTAAAGCCACACAAGAATATCAAGCAGGAGATTTAGAAGAAGCGATTGCACTTGCTAAATCAATTCCCTCCCACAGCAATGTTTATCCAGAAGCGCAAGCCACAATTGAAGAATGGCAAGAGCAATGGCAAGTAGCTGCACAGCAATACCAAATAGCTCAAACAGCTTTCTATGATAGCAGATGGTCAGATGTTATTCATGCTGTTGCTAATATTCCAAATATTTCATATTGGAAATCTAAAACAGATAAATTAGTTCAGCAAGCATACGTCAACATTGAAGCACAGACGCAAGATTTATTAGCAAAAGCTTACGATAGTGCCGATACAAAAGATTTTTCTGCTGCTTTACAATATCTGCGGCAAATTCCTAAAGAAAGTCGTGCGGGTGCTTTAGTTCAAGACAAATTAGCTGAATACAATCGAAAGCGCCAGATTAGAGCAGCTTACTTTTTACAGAAAGCCTATAAACAAGCACTTGTTGGAGATTTTAATCGAGCTATAAAATTTCTCCGAAATATTCCCAACGATACTCTAGTTTATGCTCAAGCTCAAGTCAAGTTGAATGAGTATACTCAAAAACAACGCCTGCTGACTGATTATCAAAATGTCGCTTCTGTAAAAAGAAAAAATTCATTTTTTTCTAAAAACGCAGCCACTAATATTCAATATGTTCAAGGAGGAAATTAGTTGCAAGAGGTTAATATTCGCTAGTTACAGCATTTTTTTGATTCATACATTAGCTACATATAATACAATACACTTGAGTTAAGGATTTTTGGTATGTAGAGACGTTGCTTTTCTTCGTCTCTACAAAAGATTTTGGGCTGAACTGAACTGTATTGACATCAATACTTGTCGGGTTTTGGGGAAGGGGAAAGAAAAAACCTTTAACCCAAACCCAGTAACCTTTTCCCCAAATCCAATTCCGAGTTAAAAATGCTTTACCCGAACAGTATTGGTATTGACATATAACAATTTGAAAATGCGAGTAGGGGCACAATATATTGCACCCCTACGTGTTGATTTTATTGGGTTTGTAAATTCTCATTTATCGAATGGGTAGTTCAATGATAAACTCTATGCCTTCACCTGATTTGGAATCGTATTTGAGCTTGCCGTGATGATTATTTACGACAATTTGATAAGCAATAGATAGACCAAGCCCTGTTCCTTTACCAACAGGTTTTGTTGTGTAAAAAGCATCATATATTTTTGTTGCATCTGCTTTACTGATACCTGAACCATTGTCGGCAACTCTTAAAATAACTTGCTCTCCAATTGCCTCAGTTTTAATTTTAATAACTCCAGGATTTTGATAAACTGTCTCAATATCTTTATTTTTATACTTTTCTTCAATTGCATCGATCGCATTACAAATTAAATTCATAAAAACCTGATTAATTTCCCCAGGAAAACACTCAACAAGTGGCAAGCTTCCATATTCTTTGACTAATTTGATACTTGGTTGATGAGCATTATATTTAAAGCGGTGCCCCAGAATGAGTAATGTACTATCTAACCCTTCATGCAAGTTGGTTAGTTTTTTACCCTTTTCTCTGTGTCGTGAAAAGTTGTTTAAATATGACACAATTTCTGTAACGCGATCTGTACCAAGTTGCATGGATTGAATAATTTTAGATAAATCATCTAACAAAAAATTTAGATCGCTTTTTTTAATCGCGGTTTTAATTTCTTCTGGGGGATCGGGCAGATATTTTTGATAGAGATACAGTAAACTAACTACCTCCTGTACATACTGTTCAACAAAATTTAAGTTGCCAGCTATAAAATTGATGGGATTATTAACTTCATGAGCAATTCCTGCTGTGATTTGTCCTAAAGCTGCTACCTTTTCTGCTTGAATCAGTTGAGTTTGAGTCTGTTCTAATTCGGTGTTTTTAGCGCTTAAGGTTTTGGTCAAATTTCTCAGCTTTAGATGATTTTCAATCCGTACTAAGACTTCTTCATGCTGAAAAGGTTTGGTAATGTAGTCTACGGCTCCCAATTGCAAACCTTTGATTTTATCAGCAGTTTCTGAGAGGGCTGTCATAAAAATGACCGGAATATCTTGGACACGAGGATTGCTTTTTAGCTGTTTACAGGTTTCAAAACCATCTATACCAGGCATCATTACATCCAGCAAGATTAAATCAGGTAAATCATCATTTTCTAATCGCTGAATGGCTCTCTCACCGCTCCGTGCTGCCCAAACTTCAAAACTCGACTGATCCAGAAAGCTGGA from Nostoc commune NIES-4072 includes:
- a CDS encoding serine/threonine-protein kinase; translated protein: MTYHIIGKLLQGRYKIIQNLGAGVFGQTYIAVDVDYPENPKCVVKQIKVSSSESGYLDLEMLRLLFLTETQTLKLLGSHHQIPEFIACFEENERFYLVQEQIEGHALTAELPIDQQWGCLWSEREVVEFLIDVLGILEFVHSQGVIHCDIKPENLIRRNSDGKLVLIDFGSIQSIDFGIGAELPIHRIPVTSLGYIPPEQFIGQTQPNSDIYALGMIAIQALTGLEPLKLKADPYTNEIVWRSENTPVNDYLAAVLSQMIRYNYQDRFQSASEVLRVLKQIIWEQPAEILEAAVENHNPTSGNSSPLLTGMKVGLAANSLVMGFGVYSLINAAPAYSETETLSKATQEYQAGDLEEAIALAKSIPSHSNVYPEAQATIEEWQEQWQVAAQQYQIAQTAFYDSRWSDVIHAVANIPNISYWKSKTDKLVQQAYVNIEAQTQDLLAKAYDSADTKDFSAALQYLRQIPKESRAGALVQDKLAEYNRKRQIRAAYFLQKAYKQALVGDFNRAIKFLRNIPNDTLVYAQAQVKLNEYTQKQRLLTDYQNVASVKRKNSFFSKNAATNIQYVQGGN
- a CDS encoding PEP-CTERM sorting domain-containing protein (PEP-CTERM proteins occur, often in large numbers, in the proteomes of bacteria that also encode an exosortase, a predicted intramembrane cysteine proteinase. The presence of a PEP-CTERM domain at a protein's C-terminus predicts cleavage within the sorting domain, followed by covalent anchoring to some some component of the (usually Gram-negative) cell surface. Many PEP-CTERM proteins exhibit an unusual sequence composition that includes large numbers of potential glycosylation sites. Expression of one such protein has been shown restore the ability of a bacterium to form floc, a type of biofilm.), which translates into the protein MKTFYKLAIASAIVGFGLGTLNTAQAASFTQTASDQGWWAAEGGLNGPNSNDNTNYVTGNIRGTDLRNFFKFDLGDVVGVTSATLQIQRFVGSGNPTETLGFFDVSTPADVLSQKNNSPNNTIYNDLGSGKNYGTFDVTTSGDPNEILSFALNSNAIADINARSGNFFSIGGALLGDLSEEYLFSESGDQGFAKLVVDTADSTHVPEPSALGGIVVVGVGGWWLKRKREVSLKNKS
- a CDS encoding YcjF family protein → MPLSRIVTLIVGLIVILGLALWLIDSLSRLYWQLSYSPLLGNLLLLLLIVLIGALVAAFVYYVLVIQSGEKRSRRNPKRVTAAQIPAGKSDAASTTLQAVRQQVGQIQDEVARQALLSKSREIEANLARGEIQVVVFGTGSAGKTSLVNAIMGRMVGQVDAPMGTTQVGETYCLRLKGLERKILITDTPGILEAGVAGTEREQMARELATEADLLLFVVDNDLRRSEYEPLRGLAEIGKRSLLVLNKTDLYTDEDKESILARLRQRVRGFIATNDVVAIAANPQPAQLETGETFQPEPDIVPLLRRTAAVLRAEGEDLVADNILLQSLRLGDEARKLIDGQRRRQADKIVERFQWIGAGVVSVTPIPVVDLLATAAVNAQMVVEIGRVYGCELNMERGRELALSLAKTIASLGIVKGAIELLSTALQLNVATFLIGRAIQGVTAAYLTRIAGKSFIEYFRHDQDWGDGGMTEVVQRQFQINRRDEFIKAFIQEAIARVVKPLQDKSEVVEHDEEVNS
- a CDS encoding pyridoxamine 5'-phosphate oxidase family protein, encoding MAKVFDCITEEQQGFIAAQHLFFVGSAPLSPTGHVNLSPKGLGCFRVISPNRVGYVDLTGSGNETSAHLEENGRITFMFCAFEEPACILRLYGQGKTILPSSPDWDSLYSLFVPMPGTRQIIVADIEKVQTSCGFGVPLYEYQGERETLVNWASKKGEEGVREYQQQKNLVSIDGLATPLSKLS
- a CDS encoding DUF937 domain-containing protein, producing MGLFDQILGAVANPNQQGSLGQLGSIVNSVQQMSDRTGTNPSTIQSVLSIVGSQVRSALQQKQATDGNEAAQSLVNQYAGTSPNPQAVNSLFSPQIQQQVAQVAAGRTGLDAGIIQQLLPLAVPLVLNFLQSGANAQNPQGGGNSVLNSFLDADGDGDVDIADAIQMASRYMKR
- the arfB gene encoding alternative ribosome rescue aminoacyl-tRNA hydrolase ArfB, which gives rise to MLQISNKVIIPQSEIQINAIRSQGAGGQNVNKVSTAIHLRFDIAASSLPNYYKEQLLKLNDRRITQDGVIVIKAQEHRSQENNRESALKRLQELIQSAVVVTIKRKSTKPSRSSQRKRLDYKTKRGQVKSNRAEVTDY
- a CDS encoding LysR family transcriptional regulator; this translates as MELRHLRYFIAVAEELHFTKAAERLHIAQPPLSQQIQQLEAELGVKLFERKTKRQVQLTEAGKVFLQEAYQLLVQLETAVERTQRTGRGETGQLRIGFTSLVIYDLLPLILRQFREQFMEVELVLLELTTSKQEQALRDSLIHVGFAHPPLEDDTLSYKCIHSETLVVALSSTHSLAEKEHICVQSLLSEPLIMFPRYLAPGLYDRIMSLFQQVNFKPNITQEAIQMQTIIGLVSAGMGVAITPSSLQNLQRSGVVYRPILEEVPVIETAVIWQQNNLTPILENFLKFTQKAISKFKEIHDY
- a CDS encoding hybrid sensor histidine kinase/response regulator yields the protein MKTTIEGQKNSINCAFSKGIILVVDDNPANLQVLSSFLDQSSFEVWAARSGERAIQRLENDDLPDLILLDVMMPGIDGFETCKQLKSNPRVQDIPVIFMTALSETADKIKGLQLGAVDYITKPFQHEEVLVRIENHLKLRNLTKTLSAKNTELEQTQTQLIQAEKVAALGQITAGIAHEVNNPINFIAGNLNFVEQYVQEVVSLLYLYQKYLPDPPEEIKTAIKKSDLNFLLDDLSKIIQSMQLGTDRVTEIVSYLNNFSRHREKGKKLTNLHEGLDSTLLILGHRFKYNAHQPSIKLVKEYGSLPLVECFPGEINQVFMNLICNAIDAIEEKYKNKDIETVYQNPGVIKIKTEAIGEQVILRVADNGSGISKADATKIYDAFYTTKPVGKGTGLGLSIAYQIVVNNHHGKLKYDSKSGEGIEFIIELPIR
- a CDS encoding GNAT family N-acetyltransferase, with product MDYSIRPLTQQDEPFLWQMLYEAAHLQEQGNLTVQDAMNNPDLAKYVKDWGRKDDSGFVAILESSNQPIGAAWLRLLTSENQGYGYVDDEIPELAIAILPQHRNKGIGTQLLTHLLAAAKTSYSSISLSTRATNRAVGLYKRFGWEVVADSETINRVGSISFKMKIDF